The following are encoded in a window of Brevibacillus sp. DP1.3A genomic DNA:
- a CDS encoding DUF4261 domain-containing protein — MPKGMYSQGVAVLLSTAVPIHKIADMLKDQFEIANIMETFDQWVFSGPSLLIPYRPEVNGYIQVDVVDKPWPDSMGDPAEDTMLFGAWSMGFFGPFTFSNSLERAAQQSWGYPEGRQAASEHGAFIRIRSSFVLGESNDQAPVLPEDYEALPELTTVTAIAESLLKMPEALCFFNPNGECLASGELMQELSLRYEQIQLLPLELWSNVRLFNLPEGWLLMDTVGMQQLDVIDHEAVFNGDAYDPNEVASFLRNISNYVYENGPVINDGDTTDGPGEEIWKCVLLEEGLASPPRDVLRWYPLDGREKPAGLE; from the coding sequence ATGCCAAAAGGTATGTATTCTCAAGGAGTTGCCGTCCTGCTGTCAACGGCGGTTCCGATTCACAAAATAGCAGATATGCTCAAGGATCAATTCGAAATTGCCAACATCATGGAAACGTTCGATCAATGGGTGTTCAGCGGCCCTAGCTTGCTTATTCCATACCGTCCAGAAGTAAACGGATATATTCAGGTCGATGTCGTGGATAAGCCTTGGCCGGATAGTATGGGAGACCCGGCAGAAGATACGATGCTGTTCGGCGCTTGGTCGATGGGCTTTTTCGGACCGTTTACATTCTCGAATAGCCTGGAGCGGGCAGCTCAGCAGTCGTGGGGATATCCCGAAGGGCGGCAAGCCGCATCCGAGCACGGAGCGTTTATCCGTATTCGCTCTTCTTTCGTGTTGGGAGAGTCAAACGATCAGGCTCCTGTACTGCCTGAGGATTATGAAGCGCTCCCGGAGTTGACGACTGTCACTGCCATTGCTGAGTCGCTGTTGAAAATGCCAGAAGCTCTTTGCTTTTTTAATCCGAATGGGGAGTGCCTCGCGTCTGGCGAGCTGATGCAAGAGCTGAGTCTACGCTATGAGCAAATACAGCTCCTTCCATTGGAGCTGTGGTCCAATGTCCGGTTGTTCAATCTTCCAGAAGGATGGCTCTTGATGGATACCGTCGGCATGCAGCAGTTGGATGTGATCGATCATGAGGCGGTATTTAATGGGGATGCCTACGATCCGAATGAGGTCGCGAGTTTCCTGCGTAATATATCGAACTATGTATACGAGAATGGTCCTGTTATTAATGACGGAGATACAACCGATGGTCCGGGTGAAGAAATTTGGAAGTGTGTCTTGTTGGAGGAAGGGTTGGCAAGCCCTCCGCGTGATGTGCTTCGCTGGTATCCATTGGATGGAAGGGAAAAGCCTGCGGGATTGGAATAA